The Paramisgurnus dabryanus chromosome 1, PD_genome_1.1, whole genome shotgun sequence genome includes a window with the following:
- the ninj2 gene encoding ninjurin-2, with amino-acid sequence MPAARGRSNVQPAGPLNMNHYATKKSVSESMLDVALLMANASQLKAVLEQGPDFKYYLTVIILIAASLFFQVLAGALFINMARKNLNEVANQRNLDIMNNVATGLVFLTVMINIFITAFGVQKTGLYPD; translated from the exons CCTGCAGGGCCTCTCAACATGAATCACTATGCTACTAAGAAGAGTGTATCAGAGAGTATGCTGGATGTGGCGCTGCTGATGGCGAATGCTTCTCAGTTGAAAGCTGTTTTGGAGCAGGGCCCTGACTTCAAGTATTACCTTACTGTCATCATACTCATCGCTGCTTCACTTTTCTTCCAAGTGCTTGCTGGGGCGCTTTTTATTAACATGG CACGCAAAAACCTCAATGAAGTGGCCAATCAGAGGAATCTGGACATAATGAATAACGTGGCCACTGGGCTGGTGTTTCTTACTGTCAtgataaatattttcatcacAGCGTTTGGTGTGCAAAAAACGGGTCTATATCCTGACTAG